In Zea mays cultivar B73 chromosome 7, Zm-B73-REFERENCE-NAM-5.0, whole genome shotgun sequence, the following proteins share a genomic window:
- the LOC103632567 gene encoding uncharacterized protein codes for MARCSRRPRASPPWLATRLPPCLRAAAQCPVGACYVLDEMCSKPRVVDFLQQPRRLRTARCFVLSSGQHAVDARRWLAVFAQPHPRRRRNPCCRQCHSSRTRVRYKTGRVHHVLAQLNSDPVQD; via the exons ATGGCGCGCTGCAGCAGACGCCCTAGAGCATCCCCGCCATGGCTCGCGACCCGGCTTCCTCCCTGTTTGCGTGCTGCTGCGCAGTGCCCCGTCGGTGCTTGCTATGTGCTCGACGAAATGTGCAGCAAGCCACGCGTCGTCGATTTCCTGCAGCAGCCCCGACGTCTCCGCACGGCTCGCTGCTTTGTGTTGAGCAGTGGACAGCACGCCGTCGATGCCCGCCGGTGGCTTgctgtttttgcgcagccccATCCGCGACGCCGTCGAAACCCGTG CTGCCGTCAATGCCATTCGTCGCGCACGCGTGTTCGATACAAGACCGGTCGGGTGCACCACGTGCTTGCACAACTCAACTCCGATCCCGTTCAG gactga